One Candidatus Saccharibacteria bacterium RAAC3_TM7_1 genomic region harbors:
- a CDS encoding Glucose-6-phosphate 1-dehydrogenase (RAAC3_TM7_1_354) yields MKTKLVVFGITGDLSRRKLLPALDQIISTGDFDDLSVIGVSRRQVDVQTLITDALGSSSKLSSRMSIFSMDLARADDYDALREHIDLQADEQLLVYLSVPPTASAQIVGFLGEAGLNTPNVKILFEKPFGMDLVSAEEAIARTARYYSEDQIYRIDHFLAKAMAQNIITFRARNAIFGHLWHAKAISRIEVIASEKIGIEGRVQFYEQTGALRDIVQGHLMQLLALTLLDVPAELDWDKLPELRMAALAQIQPANPQLAVRAQYESYETEVANPNSQTETFVSLQLFSQAEHWKDVPLILTTGKALDRKRTEVRIHFKKYSDSQTNCLVLGIQPNEGIEIELYTKKPGYDHQLERQQLSFTYPADVTLPDAYEQVLVDAMRSRKSLFTCSDEVLRSWEILKPIQDAWNMDNQPLKKYANGATIEQVIR; encoded by the coding sequence ATGAAGACAAAACTTGTCGTGTTTGGTATTACGGGTGACTTGAGTCGTCGTAAATTATTGCCGGCCTTGGATCAAATTATCAGTACCGGTGACTTCGATGACCTCTCGGTTATTGGGGTGTCCAGGCGCCAGGTGGACGTCCAAACGCTTATTACGGATGCGCTCGGCAGCAGTAGCAAGCTGTCGAGCCGAATGTCCATATTTTCGATGGATCTCGCCCGAGCAGACGATTACGATGCGCTGCGTGAGCATATTGATTTGCAAGCCGATGAACAGTTACTTGTCTATCTATCGGTGCCACCGACTGCATCGGCGCAAATCGTTGGTTTTCTGGGTGAAGCGGGTCTGAATACGCCGAACGTTAAGATCTTGTTTGAGAAGCCATTCGGGATGGATCTTGTCTCCGCAGAGGAAGCAATTGCTCGCACGGCGCGTTACTACAGTGAAGATCAGATCTACCGTATCGACCATTTCTTGGCCAAAGCGATGGCGCAAAATATCATTACCTTCCGTGCTCGCAATGCGATCTTTGGTCATTTGTGGCACGCCAAGGCTATCTCGCGTATTGAAGTGATTGCCAGCGAGAAAATTGGCATCGAAGGGCGTGTCCAATTTTACGAGCAAACCGGCGCGCTACGCGATATCGTGCAAGGGCACCTTATGCAACTGCTCGCATTGACGCTGCTCGATGTACCGGCTGAGCTTGACTGGGACAAGCTTCCTGAGCTGCGTATGGCGGCACTGGCGCAGATTCAGCCGGCAAATCCTCAACTGGCAGTCCGGGCGCAGTACGAGAGTTACGAAACGGAGGTGGCTAATCCAAATAGTCAAACCGAGACATTTGTGTCGCTCCAGTTATTTTCACAGGCTGAACACTGGAAAGACGTACCGCTCATCTTGACGACGGGCAAAGCCCTCGACCGCAAAAGAACCGAAGTTAGAATTCACTTTAAAAAATACTCAGACTCACAGACAAACTGTCTGGTGCTCGGTATTCAGCCCAACGAGGGTATAGAGATTGAGCTATACACGAAAAAGCCAGGCTATGATCACCAGCTGGAACGTCAGCAGCTCAGCTTTACGTATCCGGCCGACGTCACATTGCCCGATGCATATGAGCAAGTCTTGGTTGATGCCATGCGTTCACGTAAGAGCCTATTTACCTGTAGTGATGAAGTCCTGCGCAGCTGGGAAATTTTAAAACCAATCCAAGATGCATGGAATATGGATAACCAGCCTCTAAAAAAATACGCAAATGGGGCGACGATCGAACAGGTGATACGTTGA
- a CDS encoding 6-phosphogluconate dehydrogenase, decarboxylating (RAAC3_TM7_1_355) produces the protein MKIAIVGLGRMGSQIAQKLAADGHHVIAYNRSPEPIEEAVAHGATAAYDRQSVIDAFGTEPVILWIMIPAAAIENELVAWLDILPAGSIVIDGGNSDYRGDNARAEKVKAAGSTLLDIGTSGGVWGMQNGFSMMVGGDAAAYQQVTPALDTLASPHGGHEFFSASGSGHYVKMVHNAIEYGMMESLAEGYRMLKEGPYSDINLVKAGDVWQQSSVITSWLNDLTRQALRENPELDKIGGVVAESGEARWTLETAGQLDIPMPAIQASFDVRVASQKGDTNFATKLLAAMRNKFGGHNIDGQQ, from the coding sequence ATGAAAATCGCCATCGTCGGACTGGGTCGTATGGGCAGCCAAATCGCACAAAAATTAGCCGCAGACGGCCACCATGTCATCGCCTACAACCGCAGTCCTGAACCCATCGAAGAAGCTGTAGCTCACGGCGCTACCGCGGCATACGATCGGCAGTCGGTCATCGACGCGTTTGGTACTGAGCCTGTCATCCTATGGATCATGATCCCAGCAGCGGCCATCGAGAACGAGCTGGTAGCTTGGCTCGATATCTTGCCAGCCGGCAGTATTGTCATCGATGGTGGCAACAGCGACTACCGCGGCGACAACGCTCGTGCCGAGAAAGTGAAAGCAGCCGGCTCTACCCTGCTCGATATTGGTACCAGTGGTGGTGTCTGGGGTATGCAAAACGGATTTTCGATGATGGTTGGCGGTGACGCGGCCGCCTATCAGCAGGTTACTCCGGCTCTTGATACACTCGCAAGTCCTCACGGCGGACATGAATTTTTTAGCGCCAGTGGTTCTGGCCACTACGTTAAGATGGTTCATAACGCTATCGAATACGGCATGATGGAGTCGTTGGCTGAAGGTTACCGCATGCTGAAAGAAGGTCCGTATAGTGATATCAACCTCGTAAAAGCTGGTGATGTTTGGCAACAAAGCAGCGTTATCACCAGTTGGCTCAATGACCTTACTAGGCAAGCCCTGCGTGAAAATCCGGAGCTCGACAAGATTGGCGGCGTCGTCGCCGAGTCGGGTGAAGCTCGCTGGACACTCGAAACCGCGGGGCAGCTCGATATCCCGATGCCCGCCATCCAAGCCTCATTTGACGTCCGGGTCGCTTCACAAAAGGGCGACACCAATTTTGCCACCAAACTGCTCGCCGCTATGCGCAACAAGTTTGGCGGCCACAATATCGACGGGCAGCAGTAG
- a CDS encoding hypothetical protein (RAAC3_TM7_1_356), whose translation MINVRRSSTVNQAIEQAAVAVAESLHSQLQTGKSVLWLLSGGSSLTIATEAANLLTQTDTTNLYVTLTDERYGLVGHKDENWQQLLDSGFQLQNAQLYRPLTGGSLGDTTADFNTWLERTLALTDYKLGIFGIGADGHTAGIKPHSPAVISQQFATSFKGDDFTRITITPAVIGLLNEVVIQASGADKQTILEEVLSLDVPTDDQPAQLLKNVHRSTLYTTNTLEGDL comes from the coding sequence GTGATTAACGTTAGACGAAGTAGTACGGTAAACCAAGCGATCGAACAAGCTGCAGTCGCGGTGGCAGAAAGCCTCCACTCTCAACTTCAGACTGGAAAATCGGTTTTGTGGCTTCTGTCGGGAGGGTCAAGCCTTACTATTGCCACCGAGGCAGCGAACTTGCTCACGCAGACCGACACGACGAACCTGTACGTTACATTGACCGACGAGCGCTACGGGCTCGTAGGCCACAAAGATGAAAACTGGCAGCAACTGCTCGACAGTGGATTTCAGCTGCAAAATGCGCAGCTCTACCGACCGCTTACCGGTGGCAGCCTGGGTGACACTACCGCAGATTTCAACACGTGGCTAGAACGCACATTGGCGCTGACAGACTACAAGCTAGGGATATTTGGCATCGGTGCAGACGGACATACCGCCGGCATCAAACCGCACTCCCCTGCCGTGATCAGCCAACAGTTTGCCACTAGCTTTAAAGGCGATGACTTTACCCGCATCACCATCACGCCGGCCGTCATAGGGCTACTCAACGAAGTCGTCATCCAAGCCTCGGGCGCAGATAAACAGACTATACTAGAAGAAGTGCTCTCGCTTGATGTACCAACTGACGATCAGCCGGCGCAGCTTCTGAAAAATGTTCATCGTTCAACCTTATACACAACTAATACATTGGAGGGAGACCTATGA
- a CDS encoding hypothetical protein (RAAC3_TM7_1_357): MGKSRYLLQILLFSGMLSVVAPPLCAYAYGSWKDGNFSWGESKRLSSLPDEERCQPTSVTIVGVSSLNEFATVCIYDRPDFRYAIYNKYINLGYGGYTNRYFVVSLGSDHNMYVVDGINTSQLPLDVPSSNDLHFNTLTMGFTNNHFLSYIPDFIRKLHRLTSLDQPARYELTEGAEQPFIPYSQEHRVITGAVGVSDDGDWIVAEVMGAGLIRINTATRYIQGFSNYVHRYGVGSDAHMAFRITSDGTKVAAFDYNITPAVYTLESGCLVGTDTYSEAFAFALHSQSCPSDEMRLYNALNQRYTPQLARGMSASGFNLDGDTLYFDNYVYEDENDWMNPTVYRTPLYAGGYRADDGLDYLALGDSYASGEGDIETKSDGSTYYSGGTEKKGQCHVSNRSYPFLLRDDKDISPTRMHSVACSGAEVLPDYVSVAETYLGQGKRLASLSPSDRKTVKDGALGSFAPGNLPQLEFVKKYRPKVITLMGGGNDVGFARILQYCATPSWEGIFVQQYLRVCGRRQPFAHYAGTKHPESVSIYTPAAPENKASFARHDGICDWLPEFYQR; this comes from the coding sequence GTGGGCAAGAGTAGATATCTACTGCAAATATTGCTTTTTAGTGGAATGCTTAGTGTGGTCGCGCCTCCGCTCTGTGCTTATGCCTACGGCTCATGGAAAGACGGTAATTTTAGCTGGGGTGAAAGTAAAAGGTTATCATCTCTTCCTGATGAAGAACGATGCCAGCCAACCTCCGTTACCATTGTCGGCGTGTCGTCGCTAAACGAATTTGCTACGGTTTGCATATACGACCGGCCGGATTTTCGCTACGCGATCTACAACAAGTATATTAATCTCGGTTATGGTGGTTATACGAACCGTTATTTTGTCGTTAGCCTCGGGAGTGACCACAACATGTATGTGGTAGATGGTATCAATACGTCGCAGTTGCCACTTGATGTGCCGAGTAGTAATGACTTACATTTTAATACGCTCACCATGGGATTTACGAATAATCATTTTCTCTCGTATATTCCTGATTTTATTAGAAAGCTCCACCGGCTTACCTCACTCGACCAGCCAGCACGCTATGAGCTCACTGAAGGAGCCGAACAACCATTTATCCCGTACAGCCAGGAACATAGAGTTATAACAGGGGCGGTTGGTGTTTCGGATGACGGTGACTGGATTGTGGCTGAGGTGATGGGGGCTGGTCTGATCCGCATTAATACCGCTACGCGCTATATTCAAGGCTTCTCGAACTACGTCCACCGTTACGGTGTCGGCAGCGATGCGCATATGGCCTTTCGTATTACCAGTGACGGTACTAAGGTTGCGGCTTTTGACTACAATATAACGCCGGCTGTCTATACGCTTGAGTCTGGTTGTCTGGTCGGCACAGACACCTATAGCGAGGCATTTGCATTTGCCCTTCACAGCCAGTCGTGTCCAAGTGATGAGATGCGGCTGTATAATGCCTTGAACCAGCGGTATACACCGCAACTCGCTCGCGGCATGAGCGCTAGTGGCTTTAACCTAGATGGTGATACGCTTTACTTTGATAACTATGTGTATGAGGATGAAAATGATTGGATGAACCCAACCGTTTATCGGACACCGCTTTACGCCGGAGGATATAGGGCAGATGACGGATTGGATTATCTCGCGCTAGGTGACTCGTATGCGAGTGGTGAAGGTGATATTGAGACAAAGTCAGACGGATCAACGTATTATTCAGGAGGAACCGAAAAAAAGGGTCAGTGCCACGTTAGCAACCGATCGTACCCATTTCTTCTTAGGGATGATAAAGATATAAGCCCAACACGGATGCATTCCGTAGCCTGTTCGGGTGCCGAAGTACTGCCCGATTATGTGAGCGTAGCCGAGACGTATTTAGGGCAAGGCAAACGACTGGCGAGCCTGTCGCCATCAGATCGGAAGACAGTTAAAGACGGTGCGCTTGGTAGCTTTGCTCCAGGCAATTTGCCGCAGCTTGAATTTGTCAAAAAATACCGACCAAAAGTCATTACACTGATGGGCGGCGGCAATGACGTTGGCTTCGCGCGCATATTGCAATACTGCGCAACCCCGTCGTGGGAAGGGATTTTTGTCCAACAATACCTGCGGGTATGCGGTAGAAGGCAGCCCTTTGCGCACTATGCTGGCACAAAGCATCCAGAGTCAGTATCAATATACACTCCTGCTGCTCCGGAAAATAAAGCAAGCTTCGCCCGGCACGACGGTATATGTGATTGGCTACCCGAGTTTTATCAGCGGTGA
- a CDS encoding hypothetical protein (RAAC3_TM7_1_358), with product MINEGVAFMNSALEAAATSMGVHYIDIQDVLEGGRLCEGSEYVTGLSDLGLEKIANKDTGEVFHPNAKAHDKIARRIVAQGFQVEPGRNSETLSEPIEPPPPSYFAGAEQKQAVQHTVTTDSVVEGSTMPIIMQEGSLATGSSAILTIYSDAIDLGSVSVNSAGGIEDTLALPSSLKPGRHVLTIDGLSPSGEPVEYFQFVTVASRTPSDEDGDGIADADDQCPFFISWIDETSQQDICVSPAPGETTTAPSDDRTGGASPQPNTRGGQDAPISSRKNTSQAVATLRNERTSNSNGDATESAREVLGVHRDSPLALHESSRNNGFIVGIIVLLSTLTVGYGIVRRTRRRS from the coding sequence ATGATCAATGAAGGTGTGGCTTTCATGAACTCGGCACTTGAGGCAGCAGCGACTTCTATGGGTGTGCACTATATCGATATCCAGGATGTTCTAGAGGGGGGCCGGCTGTGCGAAGGCTCGGAGTATGTGACGGGGTTGTCGGATTTGGGGCTTGAGAAAATAGCGAATAAAGATACAGGAGAGGTATTTCATCCTAACGCAAAAGCTCACGATAAGATCGCTCGGCGGATTGTTGCCCAAGGCTTTCAGGTAGAGCCAGGACGCAATAGTGAGACATTATCTGAGCCGATAGAGCCGCCACCGCCGTCATACTTTGCAGGTGCAGAGCAGAAACAAGCCGTACAACATACCGTTACCACTGATTCGGTAGTGGAGGGTAGTACAATGCCGATCATTATGCAAGAAGGCTCTCTAGCGACTGGCTCAAGTGCGATATTGACGATCTATTCTGACGCTATTGACCTTGGAAGCGTTTCGGTAAACAGTGCAGGTGGAATTGAGGACACATTAGCGTTGCCATCCTCACTGAAGCCCGGACGTCATGTGTTGACGATTGATGGGCTGTCGCCGTCGGGCGAACCGGTCGAGTACTTCCAGTTCGTAACAGTAGCGAGCCGTACGCCGAGCGATGAGGACGGTGATGGCATTGCCGATGCAGACGACCAGTGCCCCTTCTTTATCTCGTGGATTGATGAAACGAGCCAGCAAGACATCTGCGTAAGTCCAGCGCCTGGTGAGACAACTACGGCTCCGTCGGACGACCGAACGGGTGGCGCATCACCCCAGCCGAATACTAGGGGTGGTCAGGACGCACCAATTTCATCAAGAAAGAACACCAGTCAGGCTGTTGCTACCCTAAGGAATGAGAGGACATCAAATAGTAATGGCGACGCTACGGAATCAGCCAGAGAAGTCCTTGGAGTGCATCGCGATAGTCCGCTGGCGCTGCATGAGAGTAGCCGTAATAATGGGTTTATCGTAGGAATTATCGTTTTACTATCGACGCTCACTGTCGGCTATGGCATAGTAAGACGTACAAGGAGAAGGTCATGA
- a CDS encoding hypothetical protein (RAAC3_TM7_1_359) — MNKAINIQQHKGRRALIISLVVLVALIAFDISPFGGNARFYATWIGCGDKPVATEGSGYLNSGAIHYYEPSSFPGLHPTIEYFCTPLEAEKAGYSASPNQYEFPHLQQGI, encoded by the coding sequence ATGAACAAAGCCATCAATATCCAGCAACACAAGGGTCGGCGTGCACTCATTATTTCGCTCGTCGTGCTGGTTGCACTCATCGCCTTTGACATCTCACCATTTGGTGGCAACGCACGGTTCTACGCCACATGGATCGGATGTGGAGATAAGCCTGTCGCGACCGAGGGATCTGGCTATCTTAATAGTGGCGCAATTCATTATTACGAGCCTTCCTCGTTTCCCGGACTCCATCCAACTATAGAGTATTTCTGCACACCACTCGAAGCCGAAAAAGCCGGCTACTCAGCCAGCCCGAACCAGTACGAATTTCCGCACTTACAGCAAGGGATTTAG
- a CDS encoding hypothetical protein (RAAC3_TM7_1_360): MVIAILATISVVTYNGIQVRARDAERQADISSVSKKLSEFRIINEYYPRYDDMVDNNLTWIHTNLTGLPDSAVIAPGATDANSFNGGMTPELNEYSYRSYFNDSGGIQRYCSQATLTTYGKTITDCDRYELRWHREGDNTIQLFKSRFGW, encoded by the coding sequence GTGGTGATCGCCATTCTCGCTACTATTAGCGTGGTTACGTATAATGGTATACAGGTGCGTGCTCGCGACGCGGAACGGCAGGCCGATATAAGCTCGGTTAGCAAGAAGCTTTCGGAGTTTAGGATTATAAATGAGTACTATCCACGCTATGACGACATGGTAGACAATAATTTGACGTGGATCCATACCAATCTTACGGGCTTGCCGGATAGCGCAGTCATCGCACCTGGAGCGACGGATGCGAACTCGTTTAATGGCGGTATGACTCCTGAACTTAATGAGTATTCATATCGTTCGTATTTTAACGACAGTGGTGGTATTCAGCGCTATTGCTCACAGGCAACTCTGACAACCTACGGAAAGACTATTACAGATTGCGACCGATATGAGCTACGTTGGCATAGAGAAGGCGATAACACGATTCAGCTATTCAAGAGTCGATTCGGTTGGTAA